A stretch of the Phycisphaerales bacterium genome encodes the following:
- the rpsG gene encoding 30S ribosomal protein S7: MAGRITKSQQQLRPDPRFNDIVLAKFINCVMLDGKKSTSQKVVYGALDQIQKRLDKDKLEQLPKTSIEVFRQAIDRAKPDVEVRSRRVGGTNYQVPMQVTQARRQSLAFRWLIQAARSESGKPMANRLARELYDAANGEGKAATVRENTHRMADANKAFAHFAW, translated from the coding sequence ATGGCGGGACGTATTACAAAGTCTCAACAGCAACTGCGACCTGACCCCAGGTTCAATGACATTGTCCTTGCCAAATTCATCAATTGCGTGATGTTGGATGGCAAAAAGTCGACTTCTCAGAAAGTGGTCTATGGTGCCCTAGATCAGATTCAGAAGCGCCTGGACAAAGACAAGCTTGAGCAACTTCCCAAGACCTCTATCGAAGTCTTTCGGCAAGCTATCGACCGAGCCAAGCCTGACGTCGAAGTACGATCACGTCGCGTTGGTGGTACGAATTACCAAGTTCCTATGCAGGTCACACAGGCACGCCGTCAAAGCCTTGCGTTTAGATGGCTTATTCAGGCTGCTCGCAGTGAGTCAGGAAAGCCAATGGCCAATCGTCTGGCGCGGGAACTCTATGATGCAGCCAATGGTGAGGGCAAAGCAGCAACAGTGCGTGAAAATACGCACCGAATGGCTGATGCAAACAAAGCCTTTGCTCACTTCGCCTGGTGA
- a CDS encoding ThiF family adenylyltransferase gives MNRYHRQMILPDIGALGQDAIGNAHVCVIGCGALGCCSAELLTRAGIGKLTLIDRDVVEETNLQRQILFSERDALNAMPKAEAAKLRLQSINSTTEIESQVQDLDATNVGQLVGSADLIIDGLDNFESRYLVNDFAVHQGRAYLYGGAVGTTGLAMPILPHPTSRLASSDVKPNWSASDATPCLRCIFPEPPAAGSTPTCDTAGVLASIVTIVASFQVSEAIKIITGNLERLDRSLFSIDLWSNVTHRTDTSTARNKTCPCCAQGHFEFLDRQREQTTSTLCGRSAIQIWPTDFASNGSVSSVNLEALLSQLEPHGDFRTNGHLIHGSFTHEQGDQDDPIKLLLFQNGRAVISGTSQTARARTLYARYVGM, from the coding sequence ATGAACCGATACCATCGTCAAATGATCTTGCCGGATATTGGCGCCCTGGGGCAAGATGCCATTGGCAACGCTCATGTATGTGTCATCGGCTGCGGCGCTTTGGGTTGCTGTAGTGCAGAACTACTGACACGTGCAGGCATTGGGAAACTCACTCTAATCGATCGAGATGTTGTCGAAGAAACCAATCTGCAACGACAAATACTTTTCAGCGAGCGCGACGCCTTAAACGCGATGCCAAAAGCAGAGGCCGCGAAACTGCGTTTGCAGAGCATTAATAGCACAACTGAAATTGAGTCCCAAGTCCAAGACCTCGATGCGACCAATGTGGGTCAGTTGGTTGGATCTGCTGACCTGATCATTGATGGGTTGGATAACTTTGAAAGCCGCTACCTTGTGAACGACTTTGCTGTACATCAAGGCCGAGCCTATTTGTATGGCGGTGCCGTTGGTACAACCGGACTTGCAATGCCGATACTACCCCACCCCACCTCACGTCTGGCAAGTTCAGATGTGAAACCAAACTGGAGTGCATCAGATGCAACACCCTGCCTCCGATGCATTTTTCCAGAACCACCTGCTGCTGGAAGCACGCCAACCTGTGATACCGCTGGTGTACTCGCGTCAATTGTGACAATTGTTGCCTCTTTCCAGGTGAGTGAGGCAATCAAGATCATCACCGGCAACCTTGAAAGACTAGATCGTTCGCTTTTTAGTATTGATCTCTGGTCAAATGTCACCCACCGAACTGATACCTCAACTGCTCGCAACAAGACATGCCCCTGTTGCGCACAAGGCCATTTTGAGTTTCTTGACAGACAACGAGAACAAACAACTTCGACCTTATGCGGCCGCAGCGCCATCCAAATCTGGCCAACAGATTTCGCAAGCAATGGATCTGTTTCATCCGTCAATTTAGAAGCTCTGCTGAGCCAACTTGAACCGCATGGCGACTTTCGTACCAATGGTCACCTCATTCATGGCTCCTTTACGCATGAACAGGGTGACCAAGACGACCCCATCAAGCTTTTACTCTTCCAAAATGGCAGAGCTGTGATCAGCGGCACCAGTCAGACAGCCCGTGCCCGGACCCTGTATGCGCGATATGTTGGCATGTAG
- the panB gene encoding 3-methyl-2-oxobutanoate hydroxymethyltransferase, giving the protein MTSMNAESKELVEVSLNQPARGDAPITMQQIRKMARSQQRFTCLTCYDATTARWLQEAGIELLLVGDTAAEVILGLPETIHAPLDFMILLTAAVKRGAPKCLVMADMPFLSYQINDEQALTNAGRFLTEGQADLVKLEVDHRFTSTVEHLVRGGIPVVAHIGSRPQQAKLTGGYHSTGRTAQDARRLVNDAVLMAEAGAIMLLLEATPVEVAQRIVESVACPVISCGAGPDCHGQVVVLQDILGLSSWQPKFAQPQAQIGPQITTAVERWATQVRNNDLGEHPYTMREGEADLF; this is encoded by the coding sequence ATGACAAGTATGAATGCGGAGTCAAAAGAACTCGTGGAGGTTTCTTTAAACCAACCAGCTCGTGGTGATGCCCCTATTACCATGCAACAGATCCGCAAAATGGCGCGAAGCCAGCAGCGCTTCACGTGCCTCACTTGTTATGACGCGACGACCGCTCGCTGGCTTCAAGAAGCTGGCATAGAGCTTCTCTTGGTCGGCGATACCGCTGCAGAAGTTATTCTTGGCTTGCCCGAGACTATTCATGCGCCCCTTGACTTCATGATCCTTCTTACAGCAGCCGTCAAGCGTGGTGCTCCAAAATGCCTCGTGATGGCTGACATGCCATTTTTGAGCTACCAAATAAATGATGAACAAGCACTCACCAATGCTGGACGCTTCTTAACTGAAGGTCAAGCCGATCTGGTCAAACTTGAGGTGGATCATCGTTTCACTAGCACCGTTGAACACTTGGTGCGCGGTGGTATCCCTGTCGTAGCCCATATCGGATCGCGACCACAGCAAGCCAAACTCACCGGTGGCTATCACTCCACTGGACGCACTGCACAGGATGCAAGGCGCCTCGTCAATGATGCTGTCCTTATGGCTGAAGCCGGCGCCATCATGCTTCTACTTGAAGCGACGCCCGTTGAAGTAGCGCAACGAATCGTTGAGTCTGTTGCCTGCCCAGTCATCAGCTGTGGAGCTGGACCTGACTGTCACGGCCAGGTGGTGGTGCTTCAGGACATTCTCGGTTTGAGCAGTTGGCAGCCAAAATTTGCGCAGCCGCAGGCTCAAATTGGACCACAAATCACCACCGCTGTAGAACGATGGGCAACCCAAGTACGTAACAATGATTTGGGTGAGCACCCGTACACCATGCGTGAAGGCGAGGCCGATCTCTTCTAG
- a CDS encoding trypsin-like peptidase domain-containing protein, giving the protein MRRINSYGPAILVLCTAVLILLLGPELAHRLTFQHTQARIVQAQTRLTESTILEEMNASFRDIATLVEPSVVHVDARHEMSTGLRGRIQGYASGSGWVYDDLGHIVTNSHVVADASEIQIQLYDGDLLDAQVVGLDVSTDIAVLKVSPGNLHPARRSLSSADVQQGDMVFAFGSPFDFRFSMSAGVVSGKGRSVGLLRTDTGMAPGYENFIQVDAAINPGNSGGPLTDIYGRVIGMNTAIATGRDRGFEEGQFAGIGLAIPMSMIYPVVEQIISTGEVQKGFLGVNIVDLNQPIADSLAAQGYRGWGLLLNNVEPDSAIARHGMLAGDVIITINGQTVAQRRQLMKQLFDSPTDTVEFNVWRYDTKANKSQRLPISMDSESARELGSSAILEIDEPISKALELDGFSTKGVCVSSVTKSGPAWESGILPGDVITHVNDEAISSVSQLRSTISSMMPGSSAKLRVWRSDENDSSGDTLTISVPLSRLTP; this is encoded by the coding sequence ATGCGACGGATCAACTCATACGGCCCCGCCATTCTTGTCCTTTGTACTGCTGTATTGATATTGCTACTTGGTCCTGAACTCGCTCATCGACTTACTTTTCAACACACTCAAGCGCGCATTGTGCAGGCCCAGACGCGACTCACTGAAAGCACAATCCTTGAAGAAATGAACGCTTCATTTCGAGACATTGCCACGCTCGTTGAACCTTCTGTCGTACATGTTGATGCTCGGCATGAGATGTCAACGGGGCTTCGTGGAAGAATACAGGGGTATGCCTCTGGAAGTGGTTGGGTCTATGACGATCTGGGACACATTGTGACCAATAGCCATGTTGTTGCAGACGCTAGTGAAATTCAAATTCAGCTCTATGACGGTGATCTACTTGATGCTCAAGTTGTGGGTTTAGACGTCTCAACTGATATTGCTGTTTTAAAAGTGAGCCCGGGAAACTTGCACCCTGCACGACGATCCCTTTCATCTGCCGACGTTCAACAAGGCGATATGGTCTTCGCCTTCGGTTCGCCGTTTGATTTCCGATTCTCAATGTCTGCTGGTGTTGTCTCTGGCAAAGGCCGAAGTGTTGGTTTACTTCGTACCGACACTGGCATGGCACCTGGCTATGAAAACTTTATCCAAGTAGATGCGGCAATCAATCCAGGCAATTCTGGTGGACCGCTCACAGATATTTATGGCCGTGTCATCGGCATGAATACGGCCATTGCAACTGGGCGTGATCGTGGTTTTGAAGAGGGTCAGTTCGCAGGTATCGGCTTAGCAATTCCGATGTCAATGATCTACCCGGTCGTTGAGCAGATCATCTCAACCGGTGAGGTCCAGAAGGGTTTCTTGGGGGTTAACATTGTTGACCTAAATCAGCCCATCGCCGACAGCCTGGCCGCACAGGGATACCGTGGCTGGGGATTACTGCTTAACAACGTTGAACCAGATTCTGCAATCGCGCGCCATGGCATGCTTGCGGGAGATGTGATCATTACTATCAACGGACAAACTGTCGCTCAGCGACGCCAACTGATGAAACAGTTGTTTGATTCACCAACAGACACGGTTGAATTCAACGTTTGGCGTTATGACACAAAAGCAAACAAGTCTCAACGCCTTCCCATCAGTATGGATTCTGAATCCGCGCGTGAACTTGGATCATCTGCCATTCTAGAAATTGATGAACCTATTTCCAAAGCATTAGAGCTTGATGGATTCAGTACCAAAGGCGTTTGCGTAAGCTCGGTCACGAAAAGTGGACCTGCCTGGGAGAGTGGCATTTTACCTGGTGACGTCATCACCCACGTCAACGATGAGGCTATTAGCAGCGTCTCGCAATTACGTTCAACAATCTCTTCAATGATGCCGGGGAGTTCAGCGAAGCTTCGCGTCTGGCGATCTGACGAGAACGACAGCAGCGGAGATACGCTGACCATCTCGGTCCCACTGAGTCGGTTAACACCCTAA
- a CDS encoding paraquat-inducible protein A gives MTKHIPEARKRGSQPANSTAVEARSPDTLHHVFGRRGWLVPICLVLVLVSNIIALFLPFLTISGLRPGVYSLLNTISLLWEAGLIPICLLIILFSVIFPLFKNVSLIFLWFSPMEPKKRLHAIHIFESLGKWSMLDIYVMILILVFTSDQLFIGAKPMIGMLCFVLAIIGNMVMARIIAVMDGYSHRTKIKERELESKFIPLVRVGWPGLAVPILLIASMLIIAVTFFAPLVKINKMFLYAHKYTLWTATEELFKHWHWGLGIFMLLFLLIMPLLSLAMILYLWLGKRTVQASTRVLVLYRMANHWSMLNVFLLALGLFLIDGKKMVELDVDVGVWLLIATVIVMFFSTVFARILLRRIGITLSNNQAS, from the coding sequence ATGACTAAGCATATACCAGAGGCCCGCAAGAGAGGTAGCCAGCCAGCCAATTCCACCGCGGTTGAAGCTCGATCCCCTGACACACTCCACCATGTTTTTGGTCGGCGTGGTTGGTTGGTACCAATATGTCTTGTTCTGGTGTTGGTTTCCAACATTATTGCTTTGTTCCTGCCGTTTTTAACAATCAGTGGTCTTAGGCCGGGCGTCTATAGTCTTCTCAATACAATCTCGCTGCTTTGGGAAGCCGGTCTCATTCCGATCTGTTTGCTCATCATCTTATTCTCAGTGATCTTCCCACTATTCAAAAACGTTTCTCTAATTTTCCTTTGGTTTTCACCAATGGAACCAAAGAAACGGTTACATGCAATTCATATATTTGAATCGCTTGGCAAGTGGTCGATGCTGGACATCTATGTGATGATTCTCATTCTCGTATTTACTTCCGACCAACTATTCATCGGAGCCAAGCCAATGATTGGCATGCTCTGTTTTGTACTTGCAATAATCGGTAACATGGTCATGGCAAGAATCATCGCTGTCATGGATGGGTACAGCCATCGGACAAAGATTAAAGAACGCGAATTAGAAAGTAAGTTCATTCCACTCGTACGAGTGGGCTGGCCTGGACTAGCAGTTCCAATTTTGCTTATCGCATCCATGCTGATAATTGCAGTGACTTTCTTTGCCCCACTCGTCAAAATTAACAAGATGTTTTTGTACGCTCATAAGTACACTTTGTGGACAGCCACAGAGGAGTTGTTTAAGCATTGGCATTGGGGCCTTGGAATTTTCATGCTCTTGTTTTTGCTCATCATGCCGCTGCTATCACTTGCGATGATTTTGTACCTTTGGCTAGGCAAACGGACGGTTCAAGCGAGTACAAGGGTCTTGGTTCTGTACCGAATGGCAAATCACTGGTCAATGCTCAATGTATTTCTGTTAGCGCTCGGCTTGTTCCTGATCGATGGCAAAAAAATGGTAGAACTAGATGTAGATGTGGGCGTTTGGCTGCTCATTGCGACGGTTATCGTTATGTTCTTTTCAACCGTATTTGCTCGCATCCTATTACGCCGCATCGGCATCACACTGTCGAATAACCAGGCGTCTTAG
- a CDS encoding ATP-binding cassette domain-containing protein, with product MTGATVHNRSQASTGDGQPLLSVQNLSTYFPVRTGLFRRVTGQLKAVDDVSFDLHRGHTLGLVGESGCGKSTLARTILRLIKAHSGNVNFDGQNLMALSGRQLRRQRQSMQIIFQDPVGSLNPRLRIGSIVGEPLRVHRIASGKELQKRVHALLEECGMPASAAQRFPHEFSGGQRQRIGIARALALEPRLVVCDEPTSALDVSIQAQILNLLQDLQDRHGLAYLFISHDMAVISHICDRIAVMNKGKIVELGPRDQVVKNPQHPYTQRLLAAVPTVDNWQPPTQGRPLAEPAVG from the coding sequence ATGACTGGTGCCACTGTTCATAACCGCTCGCAAGCCTCGACAGGTGACGGCCAGCCACTCCTCAGCGTGCAAAATCTGAGCACTTACTTTCCGGTCAGAACTGGTCTCTTCAGACGTGTTACAGGCCAACTTAAGGCCGTTGACGATGTTTCTTTTGATCTTCATCGAGGCCATACACTAGGACTCGTTGGTGAGTCCGGCTGCGGCAAGTCAACACTGGCTCGAACTATTCTCCGCCTCATAAAAGCTCACTCTGGCAATGTCAACTTCGATGGTCAGAATCTCATGGCCCTTTCAGGGCGGCAGCTACGGCGCCAACGCCAATCAATGCAAATTATTTTTCAAGATCCTGTGGGTTCTCTCAATCCACGTCTTCGGATTGGCTCAATTGTTGGAGAACCACTACGTGTCCATCGCATTGCATCGGGCAAAGAACTTCAGAAGCGTGTCCATGCACTACTCGAAGAGTGTGGAATGCCGGCATCAGCTGCACAACGCTTTCCCCATGAATTCTCAGGTGGACAGCGCCAGCGCATTGGTATTGCACGCGCTCTAGCCCTAGAGCCCCGACTTGTTGTTTGTGATGAGCCTACTTCAGCACTCGATGTTTCAATTCAAGCTCAGATTCTCAACCTACTCCAGGATCTTCAAGACCGACATGGCCTCGCATACCTCTTTATCAGTCACGATATGGCCGTGATCAGCCATATCTGTGACCGCATCGCAGTCATGAATAAAGGTAAAATTGTGGAACTGGGGCCTCGGGATCAGGTTGTCAAAAACCCTCAACATCCATACACCCAACGGCTTCTTGCAGCTGTACCCACGGTGGACAACTGGCAACCACCCACACAAGGGAGACCCCTTGCCGAACCGGCTGTAGGATGA
- a CDS encoding thymidylate synthase gives MQQYLDLMQTILNNGTNRTDRTGTGTRSLFGYQMRFDLSERFPLLTTKKLHLRSIIHELLWFLRGDTNTSTLNEVGVSIWDEWADKDGNLGPVYGHQWRSWTATNGRTIDQFSDVLERIKTSPDSRRLIVSAWNVGDLEEMALPPCHVLFQFYVSEGKLSCQLYQRSADVFLGVPFNIASYALLTLMVAQVSGLKPGEFVHTLGDAHLYSNHIEQAQLQLERKPTQLPRMKMNPEIKDLFSFSFEDFDLVEYKPQPHISAPVAV, from the coding sequence ATGCAACAGTACCTCGACCTGATGCAAACCATTCTGAATAATGGCACAAACCGTACTGACCGCACTGGTACTGGTACCCGAAGCCTCTTCGGCTATCAAATGCGTTTCGATCTCTCTGAGCGATTCCCACTGCTCACGACAAAGAAGCTTCATCTGCGTTCAATTATTCACGAGTTATTGTGGTTTCTTCGCGGAGACACAAATACATCTACGCTGAATGAGGTGGGCGTATCGATTTGGGATGAATGGGCAGACAAAGATGGAAATCTTGGTCCTGTTTATGGCCATCAGTGGCGATCCTGGACAGCGACGAATGGTCGCACCATTGATCAGTTCAGTGATGTCCTCGAACGTATTAAAACCTCACCAGACTCAAGACGCTTAATAGTCAGTGCCTGGAATGTTGGCGACTTAGAAGAAATGGCCCTACCACCGTGCCATGTACTTTTTCAGTTTTATGTATCAGAGGGCAAACTGTCATGTCAGCTCTATCAAAGAAGTGCGGATGTTTTTCTTGGTGTTCCGTTTAATATCGCATCGTATGCTTTACTCACATTGATGGTTGCACAAGTTTCTGGCCTAAAGCCGGGCGAGTTTGTTCACACATTGGGTGATGCGCATTTGTATAGCAACCATATAGAACAAGCTCAATTGCAGCTTGAGCGAAAACCAACGCAGCTGCCTCGAATGAAAATGAACCCAGAGATCAAAGATCTTTTCTCCTTTTCTTTCGAGGACTTTGACTTAGTCGAATACAAACCTCAGCCACACATATCTGCTCCGGTTGCGGTCTAG
- a CDS encoding dihydrofolate reductase yields the protein MSVSMIVAVSENGVIGNAGALPWRLSRDLIRFKQLTSGHCLIMGRTTFETLPGPLPNRVNIIISRNPNYKVPGAIVVSSIEAALNVAGHDSEPFVAGGSQIYRVAEPLASRAYVTRVHANVDGDVRFADLDTKEWQLVSEEHHGQDAKNSFPVTFLNYKRFTPVDCRPR from the coding sequence ATGTCTGTCTCCATGATTGTGGCTGTCTCAGAAAATGGGGTGATTGGCAATGCGGGGGCTCTGCCTTGGCGGCTCTCGCGCGATCTGATCCGCTTCAAGCAACTCACTTCCGGACATTGTCTCATCATGGGGCGAACAACTTTCGAAACCCTGCCAGGGCCGCTACCCAATCGAGTCAATATCATTATTTCTCGAAATCCGAACTACAAGGTGCCAGGAGCAATTGTCGTTTCGAGCATTGAAGCAGCATTGAATGTTGCTGGACATGACAGTGAACCGTTCGTTGCAGGCGGATCACAGATTTATCGTGTGGCCGAGCCACTGGCTTCTCGTGCCTACGTTACTCGTGTGCACGCCAATGTAGATGGAGATGTCCGTTTCGCTGATCTCGATACAAAAGAGTGGCAACTGGTCAGCGAAGAACATCATGGCCAAGACGCCAAGAATTCATTTCCAGTCACTTTCTTAAATTACAAACGCTTCACACCTGTCGATTGTCGCCCACGCTAG
- a CDS encoding tRNA-dihydrouridine synthase family protein, protein MSVNLSADNIELGESRSIDRSVMQVATCWEMDRRITELLPRFDAPFFQAGLAGYSDAAMRLVARHHGCPYCVTEALLDTTLISGGKGRTREDPDLLAAECGLGDPVHNRLGGLDDHPVAGQIMGSEPETMAKAAHLLIDMNYDVVDVNLACPVKKIRKRRRGGHFLAASDEAIAVLQAVYDAVDKRRPVTVKIRRAFEDSPEMERHFERIFDAAYEIGYAWATVHCRTVVQKYVGPGRWTALRNLVQRYPDRVIFGSGDIWEATDIFHMLEYTGVHAVSVARGCIGNPWIFQQARSLMKGCSVDQPSITEQREALLDHFTVSQRLHGDALASKLMRKFGIKFSQHHPNADQVKKAFIECSSGAQWLKVINAHYPDTAS, encoded by the coding sequence ATGTCAGTCAATCTCTCAGCAGATAACATCGAATTGGGTGAGTCGCGGTCTATCGACCGATCTGTCATGCAGGTTGCTACCTGCTGGGAAATGGATCGCCGTATCACCGAATTGCTGCCTCGTTTTGACGCACCTTTTTTCCAAGCGGGGCTGGCTGGCTATTCAGATGCCGCCATGCGATTAGTCGCTCGCCACCATGGGTGCCCTTACTGTGTCACAGAAGCACTACTTGATACAACGCTGATTAGTGGCGGTAAGGGACGAACAAGGGAAGACCCTGACCTGCTCGCCGCTGAGTGTGGTTTAGGTGACCCTGTACATAACCGCCTTGGTGGGTTAGATGACCATCCTGTTGCTGGACAAATTATGGGTTCTGAGCCAGAAACAATGGCCAAGGCTGCGCACCTTCTCATTGACATGAACTATGACGTGGTTGATGTGAATCTTGCTTGCCCGGTTAAGAAAATTCGCAAACGTCGCCGCGGCGGTCACTTTTTGGCTGCCTCTGATGAAGCCATTGCTGTATTGCAAGCTGTCTATGATGCCGTCGACAAACGACGCCCAGTGACCGTGAAAATTCGGCGCGCTTTTGAAGACTCACCGGAAATGGAAAGACACTTTGAGCGGATTTTTGATGCGGCTTATGAAATTGGATATGCCTGGGCCACCGTTCACTGTCGAACTGTTGTGCAAAAATATGTTGGACCAGGTCGATGGACGGCGCTGCGTAACTTAGTTCAGAGATATCCCGATCGAGTCATCTTTGGAAGTGGTGATATTTGGGAAGCAACAGATATTTTTCACATGCTTGAATATACGGGGGTGCATGCTGTTTCTGTCGCCCGAGGCTGCATTGGCAATCCATGGATATTCCAGCAAGCAAGATCTCTGATGAAGGGATGCTCTGTCGATCAACCCTCGATCACCGAGCAGCGCGAGGCGCTACTTGACCACTTCACTGTTTCGCAACGACTCCATGGAGATGCGCTGGCCTCAAAATTAATGCGTAAGTTCGGCATTAAGTTCTCTCAACACCATCCCAATGCTGATCAGGTCAAGAAAGCCTTCATTGAGTGTAGTAGTGGCGCGCAATGGCTCAAAGTCATCAATGCGCATTATCCAGATACAGCCTCATAG
- a CDS encoding tyrosine recombinase, with the protein MQATNLFQQPLQAFFTYLRIEAGLAAATLDAYGRDTARLVRFLEAKGIDHFGAATPRLLADHVRDLHTRQGLQPASVARHLSTLRMCFRFLKATGVVEEDATRLLESPSRWKRLPGVLTPNQMRKLVEAACEGSGRLWIRDRAIVECMYAGGLRASEVGHIGLNDFDKKIGVLRVLGKGNRERLVPIGKPAQHWTEKYIETLRSELARFDDRRDKNRLFLSHGGRPLERIAIWQIIQRLSKQAGLEHVHPHMLRHSFATHLLVGGADLRAVQEMLGHADISTTQIYTHVDRSHLQAVIEKHHPRP; encoded by the coding sequence ATGCAGGCCACCAATCTATTTCAGCAGCCACTTCAGGCCTTCTTCACTTACTTGAGAATTGAGGCAGGGCTCGCGGCGGCCACCCTCGATGCCTATGGACGAGACACCGCCAGGCTTGTCCGGTTCCTCGAAGCAAAGGGAATCGACCACTTTGGTGCAGCCACCCCACGGCTCCTGGCGGATCATGTTCGAGATCTACATACACGACAAGGCCTTCAGCCGGCATCGGTTGCGAGACATCTTTCCACGCTGCGGATGTGCTTCCGCTTTCTCAAGGCAACGGGTGTTGTTGAAGAAGATGCAACACGGCTCCTCGAGTCCCCATCAAGATGGAAACGTCTGCCTGGCGTACTCACGCCCAATCAAATGCGAAAACTAGTTGAGGCTGCCTGCGAAGGATCTGGACGTCTTTGGATTCGTGATCGCGCCATCGTTGAGTGCATGTATGCTGGAGGGCTACGCGCAAGCGAAGTTGGTCACATTGGTCTTAATGACTTTGACAAAAAAATTGGGGTGCTCCGAGTCTTGGGCAAAGGGAATCGAGAGCGGTTGGTGCCAATTGGTAAGCCTGCTCAACATTGGACTGAGAAATATATTGAAACACTGCGTTCAGAACTAGCTCGGTTTGATGATCGACGCGACAAGAATAGGCTCTTCCTTTCACATGGTGGACGGCCGCTTGAGCGAATTGCAATCTGGCAGATCATTCAGCGGCTATCGAAGCAAGCAGGGCTTGAACATGTGCATCCGCATATGCTTCGCCACAGCTTTGCCACTCACCTCTTGGTGGGCGGTGCTGATTTAAGGGCGGTCCAGGAAATGTTGGGCCATGCCGATATCTCAACAACCCAGATTTACACACACGTAGATCGGTCGCATCTCCAGGCGGTTATTGAAAAACACCATCCACGTCCATAG
- a CDS encoding flagellar hook basal-body protein: protein MNYGLYLSASGILTNMHRMGVISNNLANAQTPAFKESMVAAMQRLPARLEDPSSISDPQLMLEGLGGSTLVDDTRLVFKQGTIKETGQFTDLALDGDGFFIVGDGTATDPDQLQFTRDGRLTINRESQLVMVTTGLPILNELNQPIKVQPGAFSIDNEGQVTQNGTDLGKIRIASTKSYADLIPKGDSLMSFSPGSKNELTASDATLRQGSIESSNVDPVRSMVNLLKASRSIQASTVMMQYQDNIMGQAINTFGRVT from the coding sequence ATGAACTATGGACTGTACCTATCAGCGAGTGGGATTCTCACCAACATGCACCGCATGGGCGTGATCTCCAACAACCTTGCCAATGCTCAGACGCCTGCTTTTAAGGAGTCAATGGTTGCAGCGATGCAGCGGCTGCCCGCAAGATTGGAAGACCCTTCTTCAATATCTGATCCACAATTGATGTTGGAAGGACTCGGCGGCAGCACCCTTGTTGATGACACTCGACTGGTATTCAAACAAGGCACCATTAAAGAGACTGGTCAGTTCACTGATCTTGCTCTTGATGGCGATGGCTTTTTTATTGTCGGTGATGGAACAGCTACCGATCCTGACCAACTTCAATTCACACGTGACGGACGACTCACCATCAATCGAGAGAGTCAGCTCGTCATGGTGACCACTGGTCTTCCAATATTGAATGAGCTTAACCAACCGATAAAGGTGCAACCTGGTGCCTTCTCAATTGATAATGAAGGACAAGTCACACAAAACGGTACGGACCTAGGCAAGATTCGTATCGCATCAACGAAGTCATATGCAGACTTGATTCCAAAAGGCGACAGTCTTATGAGTTTCTCGCCGGGGAGCAAAAACGAGTTAACCGCTTCTGATGCAACCCTACGACAAGGTTCAATTGAATCAAGCAATGTTGACCCAGTGCGATCAATGGTCAATTTACTTAAAGCCAGTCGATCTATTCAGGCTTCAACGGTCATGATGCAATATCAGGACAACATCATGGGACAAGCCATCAACACATTTGGTCGGGTTACCTGA